One window of Hypomesus transpacificus isolate Combined female unplaced genomic scaffold, fHypTra1 scaffold_30, whole genome shotgun sequence genomic DNA carries:
- the LOC124463642 gene encoding glutamate receptor ionotropic, NMDA 1-like isoform X2 yields MRFLFLLGIFISCSCARGGCEPKIVNIGAVLSQKRFEQGFKEAVAQANTLYGKDKFKLNAISVTHKPNAIQMALSVCEDLISNQVYAILVSHPPQSNDHLTPTPVSYTAGFYRIPVVGLTTRMSIYSDKSIHLSFLRTVPPYSHQAQVWFDMMREFRWNHIILIVSDDHEGRAAQKKLETLLEERETKAEKVLLFSPETNLTSLLLEARDLEARVIILSASEDEAAAVYKAARQLNMTGSGYVWLVGEREMSGKALSEAPDGLLGLQLINGKNESAHITDAVAVVAQSLQELFEKENITEPPRGCVGNTNIWRTGPLFKRVLMSAKYPDGLTGRIEFNDDGDRRFATYSILNYHKTRMVQVGVFNGTQVVMNNQRKIIWPGGETEKPRGYQMSTRLKIVTIHQEPFVYVQATKPDGTCKEEKAVNGVTMNKVMCNGPNGTIPGQPIVPQCCYGFCIDLLIRLANTMNFTYEVHLVADGKFGTQERVNNSNKKEWNGMMGELLGGLADMIVAPLTINNERAQYIEFSKPFKYQGLTILVKKEIPRSTLDSFMQPFQSTLWLLVGLSVHVVAVMLYLLDRFSPFGRFKVNSEEEEEDALTLSSAMWFSWGVLLNSGIGEGAPRSFSARILGMVWAGFAMIIVASYTANLAAFLVLDRPEERITGINDPRLRNPSDKFIYATVKQSSVDIYFRRQVELSTMYRHMEKHNYESAAEAIQAVRDNLLHAFIWDSAVLEFEASQKCDLVTTGELFFRSGFGIGMRKDSPWKQNVSLSILSFHENGFMEDLDKTWVRYQECDSRSNAPATLTFENMAGVFMLVAGGIVAGIFLIFIEIAYKRHKDARRKQMQLAFAAVNVWRKNLQDRKSGRADPEPRQKDSFRSISSNLGSSVKRPRSSRDTPYPTDITGQLNLADPSVSTVV; encoded by the exons ATGCGTTTTTTATTTCTCCTTGGCATCTTCATCTCCTGCTCCTGCGCCCGCGGAGGCTGTGAGCCGAAGATTGTAAACATCGGAGCGGTTCTGAGCCAGAAAAGGTTCGAACAAGGGTTCAAAGAAGCAGTTGCCCAGGCCAACACACTGTACGGGAAGGATAAGTTCAAGCTGAACGCCATCTCTGTTACTCACAAACCCAACGCCATTCAGATGGCCCTCTCTGTCTGCGAGGACCTCATCTCAAACCAG gTGTATGCTATCCTAGTGAGTCATCCGCCCCAGTCCAACGACCATCTAACCCCAACGCCAGTCTCCTACACCGCCGGCTTCTACCGCATCCCCGTGGTCGGGCTCACCACGCGCATGTCCATCTACTCCGACAAA aGTATCCACCTGTCCTTCCTGCGCACCGTCCCGCCCTACTCCCATCAGGCCCAGGTGTGGTTCGACATGATGCGCGAGTTCCGCTGGAACCACATCATCCTCATCGTGAGCGACGACCACGAGGGGCGGGCCGCCCAGAAGAAGCTGGAGACGctcctggaagagagagagaccaag GCAGAGAAAGTTCTCCTGTTCAGCCCAGAGACCAACCTGACATCTCTGCTGCTGGAGGCCAGGGACCTGGAGGCGCGGGTCATCATCCTCTCTGCCAG cGAGGACGAGGCCGCAGCCGTGTACAAGGCCGCGAGGCAGTTGAACATGACAGGCTCTGGTTACGTGTGGCTggtcggagagagggagatgtctGGTAAAGCTCTGAGCGAGGCCCCAGATG GCCTGCTGGGGCTCCAGCTGATCAACGGGAAGAACGAGTCGGCCCACATCACGGACGCCGTGGCGGTCGTGGCCCAGTCCCTCCAGGAGCTGTTTGAGAAGGAGAACATCACGGAGCCGCCGCGAGGCTGCGTGGGCAACACCAACATCTGGAGAACCGGCCCACTATTCAAACG AGTGCTGATGTCGGCTAAGTATCCAGACGGCCTGACAGGAAGGATCGAGTTCAACGACGACGGAGATCGTCGCTTTGCCACTTACAGCATCCTCAACTACCACAAGACTCGCATGGTGCAAGTGGGCGTGTTCAACGGAACGCAG GTGGTGATGAACAACCAAAGGAAGATCATCTGGCCTGGGGGAGAGACCGAGAAGCCCAGAGGATACCAGATGTCCACCAGGCTGAAG ATCGTGACCATCCACCAGGAGCCGTTTGTGTACGTCCAGGCCACCAAGCCTGACGGAACCTGCAAGGAGGAGAAGGCCGTCAACGGAGTCACCATGAATAAAGTCATGTGTAACGGGCCCAACGGAACCATCCCAG GCCAGCCTATCGTTCCACAGTGTTGCTACGGTTTCTGCATTGATCTGCTGATCAGGCTGGCCAATACCATGAACTTCACCTACGAGGTTCACCTGGTGGCTGATGGGAAGTTTGGGACCCAGGAACGT GTCAACAACAGCAATAAGAAGGAGTGGAACGGGATGATGGGGGAGCTGCTTGGAGGCCTGGCCGACATGATCGTGGCTCCTCTCACCATCAACAACGAGCGCGCTCAGTACATTGAGTTTTCCAAACCGTTCAAGTACCAGGGCCTCACCATCCTGGTCAAGAAG GAAATCCCTCGCAGCACTCTGGATTCCTTCATGCAGCCGTTTCAGAGCACACTGTGGCTGCTGGTGGGTCTGTCGGTCCATGTGGTGGCGGTGATGCTCTACCTATTAGACCGGTTCAG CCCATTTGGAAGGTTTAAAGTGAAtagtgaagaagaagaagaagatgccctcaccctctcctctgcgATGTGGTTCTCATGGGGAGTGCTGCTCAACTCCGGGATAGGAGAAG gAGCACCCCGGAGTTTCTCAGCAAGAATCTTAGGTATGGTGTGGGCTGGGTTTGCCATGATCATAGTGGCATCCTACACTGCCAACCTGGCAGCCTTCCTGGTGCTGGACCGGCCTGAGGAGCGCATCACCGGCATCAACGACCCCagg CTGCGTAACCCATCAGACAAGTTCATCTACGCCACGGTGAAGCAGAGCTCCGTGGACATCTACTTCCGGCGGCAGGTAGAGCTCAGCACCATGTACCGCCACATGGAGAAGCACAACTACGAGTCTGCTGCCGAGGCCATCCAGGCCGTACGAGACAA CCTGCTGCATGCGTTCATCTGGGACAGTGCCGTGTTGGAGTTTGAGGCGTCCCAGAAGTGTGACCTGGTGACCACAGGAGAGCTGTTCTTCCGTTCTGGCTTTGGCATTGGTATGAGGAAGGACAGTCCCTGGAAGCAGAACGTGTCGCTGTCCATTCTCAG TTTCCATGAGAACGGATTCATGGAAGATCTAGACAAGACCTGGGTCAGGTACCAGGAGTGTGACTCCAGGAGCAACGCCCCGGCAACACTTACGTTTGAAAACATGGCTG GTGTGTTTATGCTGGTTGCCGGGGGCATCGTCGCAGGGATCTTCCTGATCTTCATTGAGATTGCCTACAAACGACACAAGGATGCCCGTCGGAAGCAGATGCAGCTGGCCTTTGCTGCGGTCAACGTCTGGAGGAAAAACCTGCAG gaTAGGAAAAGTGGTAGAGCAGACCCCGAGCCCAGACAGAAAGACTCTTTTAGGTCCATCAGTTCCAACCTGGGCTCCAGCGTCAAGAGGCCTAGGTCCTCCAGAGACACG CCCTACCCGACAGACATAACTGGACAGCTCAACCTAGCAGATCCCTCCGTCAGCACCGTGGTGTGA
- the LOC124463642 gene encoding glutamate receptor ionotropic, NMDA 1-like isoform X1, with protein MRFLFLLGIFISCSCARGGCEPKIVNIGAVLSQKRFEQGFKEAVAQANTLYGKDKFKLNAISVTHKPNAIQMALSVCEDLISNQVYAILVSHPPQSNDHLTPTPVSYTAGFYRIPVVGLTTRMSIYSDKSIHLSFLRTVPPYSHQAQVWFDMMREFRWNHIILIVSDDHEGRAAQKKLETLLEERETKTKNRNYENLDQLSYDNKRGPKAEKVLLFSPETNLTSLLLEARDLEARVIILSASEDEAAAVYKAARQLNMTGSGYVWLVGEREMSGKALSEAPDGLLGLQLINGKNESAHITDAVAVVAQSLQELFEKENITEPPRGCVGNTNIWRTGPLFKRVLMSAKYPDGLTGRIEFNDDGDRRFATYSILNYHKTRMVQVGVFNGTQVVMNNQRKIIWPGGETEKPRGYQMSTRLKIVTIHQEPFVYVQATKPDGTCKEEKAVNGVTMNKVMCNGPNGTIPGQPIVPQCCYGFCIDLLIRLANTMNFTYEVHLVADGKFGTQERVNNSNKKEWNGMMGELLGGLADMIVAPLTINNERAQYIEFSKPFKYQGLTILVKKEIPRSTLDSFMQPFQSTLWLLVGLSVHVVAVMLYLLDRFSPFGRFKVNSEEEEEDALTLSSAMWFSWGVLLNSGIGEGAPRSFSARILGMVWAGFAMIIVASYTANLAAFLVLDRPEERITGINDPRLRNPSDKFIYATVKQSSVDIYFRRQVELSTMYRHMEKHNYESAAEAIQAVRDNLLHAFIWDSAVLEFEASQKCDLVTTGELFFRSGFGIGMRKDSPWKQNVSLSILSFHENGFMEDLDKTWVRYQECDSRSNAPATLTFENMAGVFMLVAGGIVAGIFLIFIEIAYKRHKDARRKQMQLAFAAVNVWRKNLQPYPTDITGQLNLADPSVSTVV; from the exons ATGCGTTTTTTATTTCTCCTTGGCATCTTCATCTCCTGCTCCTGCGCCCGCGGAGGCTGTGAGCCGAAGATTGTAAACATCGGAGCGGTTCTGAGCCAGAAAAGGTTCGAACAAGGGTTCAAAGAAGCAGTTGCCCAGGCCAACACACTGTACGGGAAGGATAAGTTCAAGCTGAACGCCATCTCTGTTACTCACAAACCCAACGCCATTCAGATGGCCCTCTCTGTCTGCGAGGACCTCATCTCAAACCAG gTGTATGCTATCCTAGTGAGTCATCCGCCCCAGTCCAACGACCATCTAACCCCAACGCCAGTCTCCTACACCGCCGGCTTCTACCGCATCCCCGTGGTCGGGCTCACCACGCGCATGTCCATCTACTCCGACAAA aGTATCCACCTGTCCTTCCTGCGCACCGTCCCGCCCTACTCCCATCAGGCCCAGGTGTGGTTCGACATGATGCGCGAGTTCCGCTGGAACCACATCATCCTCATCGTGAGCGACGACCACGAGGGGCGGGCCGCCCAGAAGAAGCTGGAGACGctcctggaagagagagagaccaag ACTAAAAACAGGAACTATGAAAACCTCGACCAACTGTCCTATGACAACAAGCGAGGACCTAAG GCAGAGAAAGTTCTCCTGTTCAGCCCAGAGACCAACCTGACATCTCTGCTGCTGGAGGCCAGGGACCTGGAGGCGCGGGTCATCATCCTCTCTGCCAG cGAGGACGAGGCCGCAGCCGTGTACAAGGCCGCGAGGCAGTTGAACATGACAGGCTCTGGTTACGTGTGGCTggtcggagagagggagatgtctGGTAAAGCTCTGAGCGAGGCCCCAGATG GCCTGCTGGGGCTCCAGCTGATCAACGGGAAGAACGAGTCGGCCCACATCACGGACGCCGTGGCGGTCGTGGCCCAGTCCCTCCAGGAGCTGTTTGAGAAGGAGAACATCACGGAGCCGCCGCGAGGCTGCGTGGGCAACACCAACATCTGGAGAACCGGCCCACTATTCAAACG AGTGCTGATGTCGGCTAAGTATCCAGACGGCCTGACAGGAAGGATCGAGTTCAACGACGACGGAGATCGTCGCTTTGCCACTTACAGCATCCTCAACTACCACAAGACTCGCATGGTGCAAGTGGGCGTGTTCAACGGAACGCAG GTGGTGATGAACAACCAAAGGAAGATCATCTGGCCTGGGGGAGAGACCGAGAAGCCCAGAGGATACCAGATGTCCACCAGGCTGAAG ATCGTGACCATCCACCAGGAGCCGTTTGTGTACGTCCAGGCCACCAAGCCTGACGGAACCTGCAAGGAGGAGAAGGCCGTCAACGGAGTCACCATGAATAAAGTCATGTGTAACGGGCCCAACGGAACCATCCCAG GCCAGCCTATCGTTCCACAGTGTTGCTACGGTTTCTGCATTGATCTGCTGATCAGGCTGGCCAATACCATGAACTTCACCTACGAGGTTCACCTGGTGGCTGATGGGAAGTTTGGGACCCAGGAACGT GTCAACAACAGCAATAAGAAGGAGTGGAACGGGATGATGGGGGAGCTGCTTGGAGGCCTGGCCGACATGATCGTGGCTCCTCTCACCATCAACAACGAGCGCGCTCAGTACATTGAGTTTTCCAAACCGTTCAAGTACCAGGGCCTCACCATCCTGGTCAAGAAG GAAATCCCTCGCAGCACTCTGGATTCCTTCATGCAGCCGTTTCAGAGCACACTGTGGCTGCTGGTGGGTCTGTCGGTCCATGTGGTGGCGGTGATGCTCTACCTATTAGACCGGTTCAG CCCATTTGGAAGGTTTAAAGTGAAtagtgaagaagaagaagaagatgccctcaccctctcctctgcgATGTGGTTCTCATGGGGAGTGCTGCTCAACTCCGGGATAGGAGAAG gAGCACCCCGGAGTTTCTCAGCAAGAATCTTAGGTATGGTGTGGGCTGGGTTTGCCATGATCATAGTGGCATCCTACACTGCCAACCTGGCAGCCTTCCTGGTGCTGGACCGGCCTGAGGAGCGCATCACCGGCATCAACGACCCCagg CTGCGTAACCCATCAGACAAGTTCATCTACGCCACGGTGAAGCAGAGCTCCGTGGACATCTACTTCCGGCGGCAGGTAGAGCTCAGCACCATGTACCGCCACATGGAGAAGCACAACTACGAGTCTGCTGCCGAGGCCATCCAGGCCGTACGAGACAA CCTGCTGCATGCGTTCATCTGGGACAGTGCCGTGTTGGAGTTTGAGGCGTCCCAGAAGTGTGACCTGGTGACCACAGGAGAGCTGTTCTTCCGTTCTGGCTTTGGCATTGGTATGAGGAAGGACAGTCCCTGGAAGCAGAACGTGTCGCTGTCCATTCTCAG TTTCCATGAGAACGGATTCATGGAAGATCTAGACAAGACCTGGGTCAGGTACCAGGAGTGTGACTCCAGGAGCAACGCCCCGGCAACACTTACGTTTGAAAACATGGCTG GTGTGTTTATGCTGGTTGCCGGGGGCATCGTCGCAGGGATCTTCCTGATCTTCATTGAGATTGCCTACAAACGACACAAGGATGCCCGTCGGAAGCAGATGCAGCTGGCCTTTGCTGCGGTCAACGTCTGGAGGAAAAACCTGCAG CCCTACCCGACAGACATAACTGGACAGCTCAACCTAGCAGATCCCTCCGTCAGCACCGTGGTGTGA